CCGCCGTCGCCAAGGCGCTGCCCGACCTGAAGGCGACGATCACCGGCAGCTCGATCCGCGTCCCGGTGCCGGACGTCTCGATCGCTATCCTCAATCTGCAGCTCGCGCGCGGGACCACCCGCGAGGAGGTCCTCGACCACCTCCGCAACGTGTCGCTGACCTCGCCGCTCAAGCGCCAGATCGACTTCATCAGCGCTCCCGACGCGGTGTCGAGCGACTTCATCGGCTCGCGCCACGCCTCGATCGTCGATGCCGGTGCCACCAAGGTCGAGGGCGACAACGCGATCCTCTACCTCTGGTACGACAACGAGTTCGGGTACTCGTGCCAGGTGATCCGCGTCGTCCAGCACGTCTCCGGGGTGGAGTACCCGACGTACCCGACGCCGGCGCTCTGAGGCCCGGCGGTTCGTCCGGCCCGGCCCGGCGCCACCCGTCCGATCTTCTGACGCTCTGACGGTCCGACGTTCTGGCGGTCCGGTGGGAAGCGGTGGTGGGCCGGCGGTCCGGTGGGCGGGTGCCGTGCCGGTGCGGCGATCGATCCGGGCCGGATTCCGGTCGTCGTCCCACCGGCCACCGGCCACCGGCCACCGGGCCCGGGTCGGCCGGGCCGCTCCGGCCAGGTGGTGTGCGGCTGCGGTCAGGGCCGGTCGAACCAGGCGAAGGCCGCGATCCGCCAGCCGTCCGGGGTACGGACGAACTGGATGCTCTTGGTCCCGCCGCCTTCGAACGGCTCGCCGTCCAGGACACCGGATTTGCGGTACTCGCCGACCCGCGACGCGATGTCGCCCGCGATCTCGGTCCGCTCCGAGGTCTCCCACTCGGAGAACTCGGCCAGCCGGCCGTCGGTCAGCAGCCGCAGACGAGGCTCGATGAACGCGTCGACCGTGTAGACGGCGAACTCGGGGCCGGTCCGGACGATCAGGCCGGCCGGAATCATCAGCCGGCGGATCCTGGCCAGGTCGGGGGTCCGGCCGCCCCGGTTGTCGAAGGCGCCGAAGAACTCGGCGGTGACCAGGTCGATCTCGGTCTTGGACATGGCGCGACGGTAGCACCGGAGCGGCGCCGGGCGCCGTAGCCACCGGGCGGCCGTCCCGGCGTCCCCGGCGTCCCCGGCGTCCTGGGGCTCTCCGGCCGGGTGTCCGCCCGGCCGGTCAGTCAACGGCGGGCGCGGGGCCCGGCTCTGCGGTCCGACGGGCATACACCTCGATCTCGATCTTCATGCGGGGATCGGCCAGGCCGCACACGAGCATCGTCGCGGCCGGGCGGATGTCGCCGAAGCAACGGCGAAGGGTGGGCCAGCACGG
The sequence above is drawn from the Kitasatospora sp. NBC_00315 genome and encodes:
- a CDS encoding DUF4440 domain-containing protein, coding for MSKTEIDLVTAEFFGAFDNRGGRTPDLARIRRLMIPAGLIVRTGPEFAVYTVDAFIEPRLRLLTDGRLAEFSEWETSERTEIAGDIASRVGEYRKSGVLDGEPFEGGGTKSIQFVRTPDGWRIAAFAWFDRP